The Primulina eburnea isolate SZY01 chromosome 6, ASM2296580v1, whole genome shotgun sequence genome contains a region encoding:
- the LOC140834093 gene encoding serine/threonine-protein phosphatase BSL3-like translates to MEVESSMGNEPDQYSSDRPSTANDGDAPSESQSSGPQQRQQKHGDTSDNDIGSNTSGGGEGVAGPRFAPKYRVVNVNIEKEDDDPGPRCGHTLTAVSAIGEVGSPGYIGPRLILFGGATALEGNSAAPGTPTSAGSAGIRLAGATADVNCYDALTNKWSRLTPIGEPPTPRAAHVATAVGTMVVIQGGIGPAGLSSEDLHVLDLTIRPRWHRVVVQGPGPGPRYGHVMALVGQRYLMAIGGNDGKRALADVWALDTAAKPYEWRKLEPEGESPPPCMYATTSARSDGLLLLSGGRDANSVPLASAYGLAKHRDGRWEWAIAPGVSPSPRYQHAAVFVNARLHVSGGALGGGRMVEDSSSIAVLDTAAGVWCDTKSIVTSPRTGRYSADAAGGDAEVELTRRCRHAAAAVGDLIFIYGGLRGGVLLRDLLVAEDLAAAETTSAASHAAAAAAVSHMQQENAQVMYRFTDDGTRATLPETAVDGEVLVGSPVTPVNGDIFRDMSTENATLQGSRLSKGTDYLVEAAAAEAEAISATLAAAKARQNNEVELSERDRGAEATPSGKQISTPFKPDSVVSTNSSPAGVRLHHRAVVIAAETGGALGGMVRQLSIDQFENEGRRVSYGTPDNATAARKLFDRQMSISSVPKKVIAHLLKPRGWKPPVCRQFFLDCNEIADLCDSAEKIFAGEPTVLQLKAPIKIFGDLHGQFGDLMRLFDEYGSPSTAGDIAYIDYLFLGDYVDRGQHSLETIALLLAMKVEHPHQIHLIRGNHEAADINALFGFRIECIERMGERDGIWTWHRINRLFNWLPLSALIEKKIICMHGGIGRSINHLEQIENIQRPIAMEAGSIVLMDLLWSDPTENDSVEGLRPNARGPGLVTFGPDRVKEFCNNNDLQLIVRAHECVMDGFERFAQGHLITLFSATNYCGTANNAGAILVVGRDLVVVPKLIHPLPPAVSSPETSPEHHTDDTWMQELNANRPPTPTRGRPQVANDRGSLAWI, encoded by the exons ATGGAGGTGGAATCTTCCATGGGGAACGAGCCGGATCAATATTCGTCCGACCGACCCTCCACTGCTAATGATGGAGACGCGCCTTCCGAATCTCAATCCTCAGGGCCGCAACAGCGGCAACAGAAACATGGTGATACGAGCGATAATGATATTGGTAGTAATACTTCTGGTGGAGGGGAGGGTGTGGCGGGGCCCCGTTTTGCGCCTAAATACAGAGTAGTTAACGTCAACATCGAGAAGGAGGATGACGACCCAGGACCACGGTGTGGTCACACGCTGACGGCTGTTTCGGCTATTGGGGAGGTGGGTAGTCCTGGGTATATTGGGCCGAGATTGATTCTGTTTGGTGGGGCGACAGCTCTGGAAGGGAATTCTGCAGCACCGGGAACTCCTACCTCTGCCGGAAGTGCAGGAATTC GGTTGGCTGGGGCCACGGCCGATGTGAATTGTTATGATGCGTTGACAAATAAGTGGTCTAG ACTTACCCCAATAGGAGAACCACCCACGCCTAGGGCAGCTCATGTTGCCACCGCTGTGGGTACCATGGTCGTTATTCAG GGTGGGATTGGCCCAGCAGGTTTGTCTTCAGAAGATCTTCACGTTCTGGACCTCACTATACGACCTAGGTGGCATAG GGTTGTGGTTCAAGGCCCTGGACCAGGGCCACGCTATGGACATGTAATGGCTTTGGTTGGACAACGTTATCTCATGGCAATTGGTGGAAATGATG GAAAAAGAGCTTTAGCTGATGTATGGGCGCTAGACACTGCTGCAAAGCCATATGAATGGAGGAAACTGGAACCAGAGGGTGAAAGTCCTCCTCCATGCAT GTATGCAACAACAAGTGCTCGCTCTGATGGTCTTCTTCTTCTGTCTGGTGGGAGGGATGCGAATAGTGTG CCACTAGCTAGTGCATATGGTCTAGCAAAACATAGAGATGGCAGATGGGAATGGGCAATTGCTCCCGGTGTCTCACCATCTCCCAGATACCAGCATGCAGCA GTTTTTGTTAATGCACGACTGCATGTATCTGGGGGGGCACTGGGCGGCGGACGCATGGTGGAGGACTCTTCAAGTATCGCTG TTTTGGATACAGCAGCCGGAGTCTGGTGTGACACAAAGTCCATTGTTACAAGTCCAAGAACTGGAAGATACAGTGCTGATGCTGCTGGTGGTGATGCAGAAGTTGAATTGACAAGGCGCTGTAGGcatgctgctgctgctgttggTGACTTGATCTTCATCTACGGTGGTCTACGTGGTG GGGTGTTACTTCGTGACTTGCTTGTTGCTGAAGATCTGGCTGCTGCTGAAACAACAAGTGCAGCTTCTCACGCAGCTGCAGCAGCTGCTGTGTCCCATATGCAGCAGGAGAATGCACAAGTTATGTACAGATTTACTGATGATGGGACAAGGGCGACATTGCCCGAGACTGCTGTTGATGGTGAAGTCTTGGTGGGGAGTCCTGTTACCCCTGTCAATGGGGACATTTTTAGAGATATGAGCACTGAAAATGCAACACTTCAAGGTTCCCG ACTGAGTAAAGGCACGGACTACTTGGTTGAGGCAGCAGCGGCAGAAGCTGAGGCTATCAGTGCGACATTAGCAGCTGCAAAAGCTCGACAAAATAATGAAGTTGAGCTGTCAGAGAGAGATCGTGGGGCAGAGGCAACTCCTAGTGGAAAACAGATATCTACCCCGTTCAAGCCTGACTCTGTGGTGTCAACTAATTCTTCACCAGCTGGAGTTAGGCTACATCATCGTGCT GTTGTCATAGCTGCGGAGACCGGTGGTGCTTTGGGTGGTATGGTCAGACAACTTTCAATCGATCAGTTTGAAAATGAAGGCAGGCGAGTCAGTTATGGAACTCCTGATAATGCAACCGCGGCTAGGAAACTGTTTGATCGCCAGATGTCTATTAGCAGTGTGCCAAAGAAG GTGATAGCTCATCTGCTTAAACCTCGTGGTTGGAAGCCTCCTGTCTGCAGACAatttttcttggactgcaaTGAGATTGCAGATCTATGTGATAgtgctgagaaaatatttgcggGTGAACCTACTGTCCTACAGCTGAAGGCTCCTATTAAGATATTTGGTGATTTACATGGGCAATTTGGGGATCTTATGCGGCTTTTTGATGAATATGGATCCCCTTCGACTGCTGGTGATATAGC ATATATTGACTATCTCTTCTTGGGAGATTACGTTGATCGTGGACAACACAGCTTGGAGACAATTGCTCTTCTCCTAGCTATGAAG GTTGAACATCCACATCAAATACATTTGATTCGTGGTAATCATGAAGCTGCGGATATCAATGCCCTTTTTGGCTTTCGAATTGAGTGCATTGAGCGTATG GGTGAGAGAGATGGAATATGGACATGGCATCGAATAAACAGATTGTTCAACTGGCTCCCTCTGTCTGCATTGATCGAGAAGAAAATTATTTGTATGCATGGTGGTATTGGTAGATCTATAAACCATTTAGAACAGATTGAGAATATTCAGCGTCCCATTGCAATGGAAGCGGGATCAATTGTTCTTATGGACTTGTTGTG GTCTGATCCCACCGAAAATGATAGTGTAGAAGGATTACGGCCAAATGCTAGAGGTCCTGGATTGGTTACCTTTGGG CCTGATCGTGTTAAGGAATTCTGTAACAACAATGATCTTCAATTGATTGTCCGGGCACATGAATGTGTGATGGATGGATTTGAAAGATTTGCTCAGGGACATTTAATTACACTGTTTTCTGCCACAAACTATTGTG GTACTGCAAACAATGCCGGTGCCATCTTGGTCGTGGGCAGAGATTTAGTAGTGGTGCCTAAACTAATTCATCCATTGCCACCTGCAGTTTCATCTCCAGAAACCTCTCCTGAACACCATACAGATGACACATGGATGCAG GAGCTCAACGCTAATAGACCACCTACGCCAACTAGAGGTCGTCCCCAAGTTGCTAATGACCGAGGTTCTCTTGCTTGGATTTAG
- the LOC140834095 gene encoding J domain-containing protein spf31-like — MGDAATAPAADEDRLLKQFFSEVSEVERDNEVNRILSCFKLNAFEYLNIPFDSSLDDVKRQYRKLSLLVHPDKCKHPKAKEAFGALAKAQQILHDSEEREYLLNQVNAAKEELRAKRKKQLKKDTASKLKSLVDEGKYEHEYERSEEFQQLLKLKVREVLTDQEWRRRKMQMRISEEEGRLKKDEEETKEMWKRKREHEEQWEGTREQRVSSWRDFMKGGKKVKKGELRPPKLKTEDPNKSYVQRPVNRG; from the exons ATGGGTGACGCCGCCACTGCTCCGGCAGCAGACGAAGATCGTCTGCTTAAGCAATTCTTCTCGGAAGTCAGCGAGGTTGAGCGCGACAATGAAGTTAACAG GATCCTTTCGTGCTTCAAGTTAAATGCATTTGAATATCTTAACATCCCATTTGATTCATCTTTAGATGATGTGAAAAGGCAATATCGTAAG TTATCTTTGTTGGTCCATCCTGATAAATGCAAACATCCAAAAGCAAAGGAGGCATTTGGAG CTTTAGCTAAAGCGCAACAAATACTCCATGACTCTGAGGAAAGGGAGTATCTTTTGAACCAAGTTAATGCTGCAAAAG AAGAACTTAGAGCAAAGAGAAAAAAGCAGCTGAAAAAGGACACTGCTTCCAAGCTAAAGTCATTAGTGGATGAG GGAAAATATGAGCACGAGTACGAGCGATCAGAGGAATTTCAGCAGCTGCTAAAATTGAAGGTTCGAGAAGTTTTGACAGATCAGGAATGGAGGAGAAGGAAGATGCAGATGAGG ATATCAGAGGAGGAAGGTAGATTAAAGAAAGATGAAGAAGAAACAAAGGAGATGTGGAAACGGAAGCGTGAACATGAGGAGCAGTGGGAAGGAACAAGAGAGCAGCGA GTTTCTAGCTGGAGGGACTTTATGAAGGGTGGGAAGAAG GTTAAGAAAGGAGAGCTTCGACCTCCAAAGCTCAAGACGGAGGACCCAAACAAATCCTACGTCCAAAGACCAGTGAATCGAGGGTGA
- the LOC140835455 gene encoding uncharacterized protein yields MGKSGTIDKFFKRKIPNQLDSPNSTAQSIASDDNLPPEVESQKFRKVENIGVDLNLLERDPGLRRQIWEYSPNEQEEIRRAYLNLKAFQPILSQYPLNKNSLHPRRFQSSWYELFPWLEYSLAKDKAFCFPCFIFNKPSGCPKQTAFTVEENACDDLMNQHRHIQRFFDKVSSETVARNRLRLKVGIHVVRLLALQGVPFRGHDESSNSSNRGNFLEFLDIVALYNDELSCAIEKAPKNAKYTCHDIQKQILHMFSIRMKNIIREEIVGSKYCIVVDEARDESKREQLSIVLRFVDKDGCIQERFFGLVHVSDTTALTLKIAIYFSLAHYNLDVQNIRGQGYDGASNMRGEFNGLQALILKDCKSAYYVHCFAHRLQLALVGEAKNVTPIHQFFDKLTFIVNIVGASCKRNDELKEAHTDDIAHLISINELETGRGLNQLCTLQRAADTRWSSHFRYVSSLIKMFSASCTVLLKVMEDGLLSQRADATSVYDEMTSFDFVFILHLMREIMEITDVLCQTLQRKSPDILNAMELVSSTKKLLQELRDDKCDNLLEKVKSFCVARNIDVPDFSAQYVDRRGRARRHQGNFTIEHHYRVDLFYATIDSQMQEINVRFNEDAVELLMLSSALNPQNACDSLRYLDICKLVENFYPQDFTSDEKERLEMQLKHYEHNVVIGPYYKRLSILSELCQWLVKTKKADIYDLVFRVIVLVLTLPVFTATTERSFSAMNIVKTRLRSKMKDAFLSDALMIFIEREIAKNICIDTIMKILKTLRNVEFLLVRNTFVKKPAPPVSKS; encoded by the exons ATGGGAAAATCTGGTACAATTGATAAATTCTTTAAGAGGAAGATACCAAATCAATTAGATTCACCCAACTCTACAGCTCAGTCCATAGCCTCGGATGATAATCTTCCACCTGAGGTTGAGTCTCAAAAGTTTAGAAAGGTTGAAAATATCGGGGTTGATCTTAACTTGTTAGAGCGTGATCCAGGATTGCGTCGACAAATATGGGAATACTCTCCCAATGAGCAAGAGGAAATTCGTCGAGCTTATCTAAATCTGAAAGCATTTCAGCCAATACTTTCACAATACCCACTAAACAAAAACAGCCTTCATCCTCGCAGGTTTCAATCGTCCTGGTATGAGCTTTTTCCTTGGTTAGAGTATTCCCTAGCAAAAGATAAAGCTTTCTGCTTTCCATGCTTTATCTTTAACAAGCCATCTGGATGTCCGAAGCAAACTGCATTTACAGTTGAAG AAAATGCATGTGATGATTTAATGAACCAACATCGACATATACAAAGATTTTTCGACAAAGTTAGCTCAGAAACAGTTGCAAGAAATCGTCTTCGGTTGAAAGTTGGTATACATGTAGTTCGGTTGCTTGCACTTCAAGGCGTTCCTTTTCGAGGTCATGATGAGAGCTCTAATTCATCTAATCGtggaaattttcttgaatttcttgatATTGTGGCCTTGTATAATGATGAACTTTCATGTGCAATAGAGAAAGCCCCGAAAAATGCCAAGTACACATGCCATGATATTCAAAAGCAAATACTTCACATGTTCTCAATccgaatgaaaaatataattcgTGAAGAAATTGTAGGGAGCAAGTATTGCATAGTCGTCGATGAAGCTCGTGATGAGTCGAAAAGAGAACAATTGTCTATAGTGTTGAGGTTTGTGGACAAAGATGGATGCATACAAGAACGTTTTTTTGGGCTTGTTCATGTGTCAGATACGACAGCTTTGACATTAAAGATTGCTATATATTTTTCTTTGGCACATTACAATTTGGATGTTCAAAATATTAGAGGTCAAGGTTATGATGGTGCTAGCAATATGAGGGGTGAGTTCAATGGATTGCAAGCTTTGATTTTGAAAGATTGTAAGTCGGCTTATTACGTTCATTGCTTTGCCCATAGACTGCAGTTGGCTCTTGTTGGAGAAGCAAAAAATGTAACTCCCATTCATCAGTTTTTCGATAAATTAACTTTCATAGTTAATATTGTTGGTGCTTCGTGCAAGCGTAATGATGAATTGAAGGAAGCTCACACAGATGACATTGCTCACTTGATTTCTATTAatgaacttgagacagggcgtggacttaatcagttgtgcactTTACAACGGGCAGCTGACACGCGTTGGAGTTCTCATTTTAGATATGTGTCGAGCTTGATCAAGATGTTTAGTGCATCATGTACGGTATTGCTCAAAGTTATGGAAGATGGGCTTCTTTCCCAACGAGCAGATGCAACATCTGTTTATGATGAAATGACTTCATTTGATTTTGTATTCATCTTGCATCTTATGAGAGAAATTATGGAGATCACAGATGTTCTTTGTCAGACATTGCAACGTAAGTCTCCAGACATTTTGAATGCAATGGAGCTAGTGTCATCTACAAAAAAATTACTTCAAGAGCTAAGGGATGACAAATGCGATAATTTGCTTGAAAAAGTGAAGTCTTTTTGCGTGGCTCGTAATATTGATGTTCCTGATTTTAGTGCTCAATATGTTGATAGGCGAGGTAGAGCTCGTCGTCATCAAGGCAATTTCACCATTGAGCATCATTATCGGGTAGACTTATTTTATGCTACGATAGATTCACAAATGCAAGAAATTAATGTGCGTTTTAATGAAGATGCGGTGGAGTTACTTATGCTTAGTTCTGCCTTAAATCCTCAAAATGCATGTGACTCATTGAGATATCTGGATATATGCAAATTGGTTGAAAATTTTTATCCACAAGATTTTACTAGTGACGAAAAAGAGCGACTAGAGATGCAGTTGAAGCATTATGAGCATAATGTAGTTATAGGGCCATACTACAAAAGactttcaattctttctgagTTGTGTCAATGGTTGGTGAAGACTAAAAAAGCTGATATATACGACCTTGTTTTTAGAGTGATCGTGCTTGTGTTGACTCTTCCAGTTTTTACAGCTACTACAGAACGATCATTCTCAGCTATGAATATCGTCAAAACTCGGCTTCGGAGCAAAATGAAGGATGCTTTTCTCTCGGATGCATTGATGATATTTATTGAAAGAGAAATTGCTAAAAATATTTGTATTGATACTatcatgaagattttgaaaactTTAAGGAACGTCGAATTCCTTTTAGTTAGAAATACTTTTGTTAAGAAAC CGGCCCCTCCAGTGTCGAAATCCTAG